Genomic window (Pseudomonas sp. MM211):
CGGCGCCGAGCAGGCAGGCGCTGACGCCAAGCTTGGGTTTTTCGCGGTGGAGCGGGCTGGCTGGCATGGCGCACCTTCGAGAATGTTCTTGTACAAGGATTTATTTTTGTACAAGTTTCATTTCATCTTAAGCGCGATCTTGTACAAGTCAAATACTGTGTACAGCTTCTGTCCGCATCAGGTGCAATAAGCGACGTCTCAACGCCAGCCCATCTTCCAGTTGTCGGCATCCTGAAGAACACGCCAGTCGATGCGCTGGGCACGCTTGCTGAGTATGGCCTGCAGCTCCACTTCCAGCACCGTACCTTCCTCGTCGCAGAACAGTTCGGTGACCAGAAAGTGCTTTTCGCGGTTCTGTGGCGTGGCTGCCGTCCACTTGGAGAGCAGCAGCTTGCGCGGGGTCAGGCGATGCTTGGTGGTGTTCACTGGTTGTGCGCGATCAGTTTGCGAGCCACTTCCTGACCGCTGAGCCAGGCACCTTCGACCCGCCCGGACAGGCACCAGTCGCCGCAGGCGTAGAGACCCAGATCGGCATCGGCCAGGGCACCCAGTTGATGGGCTGCAGTGGGACGGGCGTACAACCAGCGATGGGCCAGGCTGAACACCGGGGCCGGTACGGCGCAGCCGATCATTTCCGCGAAGGCGCCATGCAGGCGTTCGATCACCTGCTCCTTGGAGAGATCCAGATGCTGGCGGCTCCAGCTGCTGCTGGCGTGTAGCACCCAGGTGTCCAGGGTGGTGTCGCGGCCTGGTTTGCTGCGGTTGCGCGCCGTCCAGTCGATCACCTCATCCTGCACGAAGCAGCCTTCCAGGGGCGTCTTCAGCGGCTCTGCGAAGGCCAGTGCCACCGCCCAGGTCGGCTCCATGCTGACGCCCGCTACCGTGCCGGCGAGCTTGGGTGCCGCTGCCAGCAGGGCGCTGGCCTGGGGCGCCGGGGTGGCGATGACGACGTGGCTGAACGGCCCGTGGCTTTCTCCATCCGCATCGAGCAGATGCCAGTGTTGCTCGCCGCGAAATACTTCAGTGATGCGGCAGGAGAACTTCACCGGCAGGGCGCCGAGCATGGCGCGGGTGATCGCGCTCATGCGCGGTTTGCCGACCCAGCGTACTTGCTCGTCGGCCGATAGGCTGAGCGTGCCGTTGGCATATTGATAGAGGCTGGGCGTCCATTCCTCGACCCAGCCACGGGCCTGCCACTGCTGAACGGCAGCGGCGAAGCGACGGTCGCGGGCGGTGAAATACTGAGCGCCGAGATCCAGGGCGCCAGCGTCGCTGCGTTTGCTGGCCATGCGGCCGCCACTGCCGCGACTCTTGTCGAACAATTGCACCGGATATCCGGCTGCATGCAGGGCCTCTGCCGCGGACAGGCCGGCGATGCCGGTACCTATGATGGCGATGGGGGCTGTGCTGGTCATGTCTACCTCACGTGCTGTCGGGCTGTCGCAACTGCATGTCGACAGGCCGCTGGGCCCCAA
Coding sequences:
- a CDS encoding TIGR02450 family Trp-rich protein, which codes for MNTTKHRLTPRKLLLSKWTAATPQNREKHFLVTELFCDEEGTVLEVELQAILSKRAQRIDWRVLQDADNWKMGWR
- a CDS encoding NAD(P)/FAD-dependent oxidoreductase encodes the protein MTSTAPIAIIGTGIAGLSAAEALHAAGYPVQLFDKSRGSGGRMASKRSDAGALDLGAQYFTARDRRFAAAVQQWQARGWVEEWTPSLYQYANGTLSLSADEQVRWVGKPRMSAITRAMLGALPVKFSCRITEVFRGEQHWHLLDADGESHGPFSHVVIATPAPQASALLAAAPKLAGTVAGVSMEPTWAVALAFAEPLKTPLEGCFVQDEVIDWTARNRSKPGRDTTLDTWVLHASSSWSRQHLDLSKEQVIERLHGAFAEMIGCAVPAPVFSLAHRWLYARPTAAHQLGALADADLGLYACGDWCLSGRVEGAWLSGQEVARKLIAHNQ